The DNA segment AGTGCTGCCACAATTACATTGCACTTAGTAACCACATCGAGGATTAAGAGATAACGCATATTATGGATTTTAATCTTTAGGTGACTTAGCTTCATTAAGCTCTCGATTTATTTATCAGGCTTTATAGTTTTCAATCATACCTAAGCTTAAAAGGACCATTTCCATGGGCAGGAACTGATGATGATGCAGGCCCAATACTAGATGAAGTTGCAGAAGCAACAGATCCATCCCCAGTAAACTCAAAGCCTTGGGGCTGTACGGTGGATTCATTATTCTGTGTCTGGTTTGACCTAACTCCTACCGGCACAGAAGGGACAACCTGTGTAGGACCAATTCCTGAAGACGCCTGTCTTCTTCTTCTGTTGACAAGACGGACTCTACTTGTCGCAGCAGCAAAATGTCGCATAATTCGCTCCTCAAAATCAGAATCATTCTGCTGAGGGGCATCCTGGAAACACTAAGGCTCTAACTCAGTATAAATGAAGCCAAATTTAGTGGAAAGAAATGCAGAAGCcaattccaagtttagaaatgtcaCCCACATGGTTGGTTTCAACGTCTTCGTTGGTATGACGCACATTAATCCTTGACCTCATGTTCCTTTCAATCTCCACTGCAGCTAGTAGCTCTTGGCTGGAGGCAAATTTATTTGATGGAGATCATCACAAAAGAGGGAAATAAATATGCAGCAATGAGGTATCAATCAGAATGTTTGGCTCTTAAACAATATGAATTCTGAATTAAACAATATAAAGTTCCTTGCAGAAAAAATAGAATAAGGTATGTAACTCTGGCTGCATTGCGTACTGCAGCTAGCAGCTCTTGGCCGCAGACTAAAGTTTAATGTCAGATACTAGAACGAGGAAACCACATAAACAATACACCAATTCCACGAGAAAGTCAATGGTTGATTCTTATACAGTAGCATTCTTAGCCATAGAAGTTTGAATACCTCGCAGGGTCCTTTAGCGCAAGAACCCTCCAACAAATTGGGCACTCCTTGCTTCTCTGAGACCTGAACAGAATTAACAAGATGTTCATTGAGCACATCGACCAAGACAATGGTGGCTAAAATGTGCAACATAATAACAAATTTCGAATGTACCATTCAAGAATACACTGCAAATGATATTCATGCTTACAATCTGTTACCTGAAACGAAACAAGAAATTAAGAAACTTGGAGGAATGCACATAATCAAGCATAAGAAAGAATTGCCACAAGAATCAAAAGAAGACATCACCATGAGACAGCAAAAACTTTGTAACATCACTTTGATACATACTTCCTTTACGTCAAACTGAAGAAAACTGACTAATAATCTTTTGGAAAAAGGATATTCAAACTAGTTCACAAAGTACAAATAGtcggaaaaattaaaaaaatcctaAAGCCCCTAGGAATTAGTTCAAGTGGCAAAGGTTGAGGGACTTGTGACTTAAGTCATAGGTTTGAGCGTTGCGCCATGCGATCTAAGCCtgatatttaagtggagaaggacCGAGGGATGGGCCCATTATCCCCGAGTTTCAAAGGCATCAACTGGTCACTAGGTCCTAAGGGTTGATCCCAGACGAATTTCCGGTCATAAGAAAAATCCTAAGAAATCAATTAATAGCATTATTTTCCATTGGGGTCTGACCAAACATTGGACCATACTAAATCACAAAACAAATGTTAGATGGGTATATCAGCAAGATCAGCAGAGAAACTACGCGCACCATACTCTTTTTTTACGTTGAGAAGCTAAGCAAAAAAATTACCAGGCCACCATACTCCAAGCTTACTATAAGAACAAGCAATTCTAAAGCATAACTAAGATCTAAATCATACCACGAATTCATGCATACTCATTTACATATCCTTCTCCAGTAGATTACATTATCGTTATGCAAATCCTAACATAACAGGGGTTCTCGAAATTATGTTCCATCAAAAGAAAATTTTGATAAAGAAAAAAACCCACATAGTATTAGATCTTCAATGTAACAATGACAACCGACTGATCAAACCGCGATCAATAAAGACATACATGAGTAACAACATGTCACACtaaatttcaataattaaacCACAAAAACCAaactttttcctatttttttcgTTCCATTAAAAAGTTGTCGGAACTTCCAAGGCGTGAAAATTACACAATAGTACTCCGCCATTCAAATCACCGCACATTAGAATCATCTAACATCTCCTTAATAAACAGAAAAGCCTCAACTTTACGCTATATATAGCATTTTTTGGATATAACAGAAAATGCATTTAAAAAAAACAGGAGAAAATGAAAATGCTACGGGCAGAAAATCCCTAACTTCCACGCAATATATATAATCTAGTTTTAGCCAGAAAAAAATGCATCAAAAACAGGAGGCGAAGAATGGAGATAGCATACAGCAGGAAGGATCAACGGAGTTAAACAGCTCAAGGAAAATGCTAAAACCGAAAAAACCTAACTTCTACGCAATATATACaatctatttttagcaacaaaaataaaataaaaacaaaaatgcataaaaaacAGGAGCGAAGCATACATCAGGAGGATCATCGGAATTAAATGGCTCAAGGCAGATACTACAGGCATCCTCAAAGCTATCATCAACGACGGCCGGCGACGCGATCATCGGCGGCGAGTTAAACGAATCGTTGGCCATGAAATTCAGCTTAACACTGTAACAATCAAAATGTAAGTATATGGATATATAGAGACAAATGTATATAATATATTTACAGAGAGAGAGAGCGTACGGAGAGAGGGAAAGCAGAAAGGTAAGGGGAAAATGTGGAGAataaagtaaagatgaagaaggAAGGAAGATGAAAGAAATAGAAATAGTAGTTACTAAAAACGAAATCCTAGAAAAGTGTAGGCTGTAGAGAGAGAAAGCGTGTAAAAAGGTCAAAAGAAAAGAATTATGGATGAGAGATTGCTGGAAAACAATCCGATCTCTATTCAGACGGTTGTTAGAATAAATCAACTCTTCTACCTTTTTttacccaaaaataaaaagagttaaATTTTCAGTCTTGGTTTTATTGTCTTCTTattgaaaaataactaaatattAGTACTAATTAATGTAGTAATTATTTACTATGCGGGTGAGGGGGTCTCTGTTGACTCTTCTTGTCCCATACAACTTGATTGAATTATTTTCTCCGTCTCAAAATCAACAATGACGTACTACTAAAGAACGAGAGTCAAGTCTACTTTGGActttaattttctaattttttaatattatttcatGCTCACGACTTGCGTAAAGGTACTACGTTCCAGGCTCGTCATgcattcccaaatttattttaaaaaatttaatttgagTAAAATTTGATTTGAAGATAAAATGTATTTGAAtatcaatttttaaaatatattcatttatttttttgaaataacaTGAAACATGGCTTATACTCACAAGTTATAAAAATTATTACAAATACCCAACAACACTttcatcaataacattcattatcattatcacaaatcataatcctgaacataaataaatttggtataaatttattatttttataatgaactacataatacactatcagatgaccattattacaaaataataatggtgagctcttttataaaatacaaaagtttggggtaatttttaaaaaatataatagtaatattttgggccaaaattaGCTATTGATCTGgtttttgggatttgggttttgAGTTTTGGGAATTTGCCAAACGATGGATAAAATTTATAAACAAATATGTATTTGCCAAAAACAATTTGGAAATTTTTTTGCAAAATCTATGGCGAAacgaatttaaaatttaaaaatgcaTGAATTTGTATCAGAAAGATTGTAAGTATGGTGCTCTAACTATTTAATTATTTgatgaaattattattattattattattattattattattattattattattatttggaatGGCTTCATTTCACCTTATTGTTGTCATTATTATTACTAATATAAAATACTATAGTTTTGGAATTTTCACTTGAACCAATCCTTTAAATGAAAAATAGTTAGAGGGGTAGAGCAAATCTTAGTCTTCCTATTAGTTGGTCGTGCAGACCTCACTTATCATGTTTAGTTTTTAATATTGTAAGTGGTATGCAATATTGAGTTACAACTTTTGGTTGCTTAAGAGTACACCAGATGGAATACGACAATTAATTTTTTGATGATGAAATACTTACCCTTAAAGTATTATTGCATTGATGTATTTACAATTATTTGTTGATATGGTAGCAAGAGAAGTTGACACAACTATTTATGATTGTTGAAGtacatttttttgttaaaatctaATATTTGTGTAGCTaagaaaataatattcatgtttcactttattaaaatagcTAAGAGGTGTTGTTTGGTTGGGGAAAGTTATCTCTGGAAATGAGATAATAACCATATATATATTTGTTGATAATTACTTTATTGTCTCACTTGTACCTTGAGAGATACTTCCGTTTGGACATGAAATTTTCCCccctttttttccaaaaaaatttcactttttttttcgaaatcaacgtttgttcataaaactttcaattttcacttgGGATGCATATCTACATTTTCAAGGTTAATATAATGGTTATAGTCAcctatattaatttaaaaaatttcagGTTTGATCTTTTTATCAACTACGTGTAGCTAACTTCTAGAATCTGGATATGACAAAGGTGAAAATAATCAAACGCGAGCATGTTGAAAAAATTAAAGCCATAAGAAATCTACATTTGTCCTATTTCAATTTCGTCTTAACATAGGATAAACAAGTCTTAATAAATCAAGCATTCATAGTGAGCATAAGAGATGCAAACACTCATagtatttataattaaaatagtATAATAAAAATCATATACGGCGCACTAAACTTGTTTGGATTTTTCTCTTGGACACCTTACCTAAGCCATATTCCAATTGAATACCAGCCCAAATTTGTAGCAATTATACATTTTTTTTACAACCAACCAAAAAACAAAGAGAGTTTAATAATGTGGCAAAATAACGAATTTAATAATGACATGTGGTATTTGGATCCAAAATAATCATTAAAAAATGAATAatgagttaaaaaaaaaaagaaaaaggaaaacctATTTTCTACACCCCACACCCATACACCCCCACCCACCCTTTGTTCTTCTCACCCTTAGAGCAATTGCACCTGTCTGCCGTCCTCTCCAATCCCCCGTACCCACCGGCaagttttttctcttcttttgttcttattttgtTATCATTCATCTTGAATCATCATACAAATTAAGATCAATAATTAACATGGTGTGGTAgtgtgatggtaggctagaaacccgtaTTTTAGTCGTATCTTGCACTCTAATTACAACACTTTACTTgcgtttgagcttaaatgatggtGATTTGCACTTATTATGTATTTATGCCTTGCACGAACTGATTCCGAGTTAAAAAGATAAATTGGAACTAAATCGAACAAtgtggagctttgaagtctgagtaaaaatccaagaaaataaactAGGATCGTGTTCaagggtcgaggaccaagtctggatatcaaaaagtgaaCAAAAAATCCTACTCTTAGAATTTTACACTGCCACGCAGACGGGGGCACCGTAAGGCGCGGCGCGGCAGTGCTGTGTGGGCTGCCTGACAAGAAAATATGGCTTATGAACTTCTCCACCGGCATGGCGCATTGGGCGCCGCGCCCTGCATCGCGCATATGCATTTACTTTAGAGTATTTTCCTGTTTCGGCTTGAAAATGGTAGTTCCGtcctgtaacgacccaaccggtcattttgagtatcgtaatctcgtttccccatttattgcttattctatgttagtttgttgttatgtgacttgccagggtggttagtttggttcgggagatgtttcggaatgaattgaaaAACTTAGTCCCAAGattagaagcctaagttgaaagagttgactcgattgacttatgtgtaaacgactctggaatgaagttttgatggttcgatagcttcgtatggtgattttagatttaggagtatgtccggatattgatttggaggtcgtttcggcttgaattggcgaaagttggaaagttgaaggtttggagagttgagaagtttgaccgagagttgactttattgataccaggctcgtattttggttccgaaagttggaatcgATCTGTTGTGtcagttatgacttgtgtgcaaaatttgaggtcaatcggagttggtttgataggtttcggtatcgattgtagaagttggaagttcaaaagttcattaagcttgaattggggtgcgattcgtatttttgatattgttggatgtgatttgaagtctcaactaagttcgtatcatattttaggatgtgttggtatttttggattgggtccggggggcctcgggtgagattcagagtgatttcggatttgttttggacttaggatcttGGCTGAGTTTTTCTGATGcttggtgtaatcgcacatgcgagattaaggtcgcaggtgcgaagtcgCAAAAGCGACAGGCTCGTTACAGGTGCGGAGTTTGTCCGGGCTTGGAAGAGGCCACAAATGTGAGGTACTTTCCGTATCTGCAAGCCCGCAAGTGCGAGGTTGTTGGCCGTAGAAGCGAATTTTCGTAGGAGAGGCTGGGGTCACAGCAGCGGATTGTCTCCGCAAGTGCGGATGTGCTGGAGCGAAGcctggaccgcaaaagcggtcccGTAGGTGCGCATtgagggccgcaggtgcggttttgctggcagtgttttaaaaatcgagggtttgagttcttctatcattttgggaattttggagTGCGGACTAAGGCGATATTTGGAGGGATTTCACCtagattgaagaggtaagtgatttttGATCGCTTTTGTCCATgtatattgaatacccattgattatttcacctaaTTATTATGAATCTAAGttagaatttggggattttttacccgtgtattggagagtaagatttgggaaATTGAGGGTCAATTTGTGGTCAGAgttagataattttggtatggttggactcgttattgaatgggtatttggattttgtaaattttgacGGGTTCCAAGGCGTGGGCCTGGGGTTGATATTTTGGATTGACTTTTTaaatttggttaaagaacttagctttaccgtatggaatcgattcctatagcttgta comes from the Nicotiana tabacum cultivar K326 chromosome 14, ASM71507v2, whole genome shotgun sequence genome and includes:
- the LOC107786361 gene encoding E3 ubiquitin-protein ligase RHF1A-like isoform X1 — protein: MANDSFNSPPMIASPAVVDDSFEDACSICLEPFNSDDPPDVTDCKHEYHLQCILEWSQRSKECPICWRVLALKDPASQELLAAVEIERNMRSRINVRHTNEDVETNHDAPQQNDSDFEERIMRHFAAATSRVRLVNRRRRQASSGIGPTQVVPSVPVGVRSNQTQNNESTVQPQGFEFTGDGSVASATSSSIGPASSSVPAHGNGPFKLSQPPAYGPQGSSSSEFLAFSESIKSKWSAASARYKESISKGTRGFKEKLLSRNTSVKELGKEVQREMSAGIAGVTRMIERLDLTSKRTGASEPLSACTMGTSNFPSRGVCEQGNVTFQSHDGCRKNSTIEVTPTTPSLISNTNTGQMEISLRQNGN
- the LOC107786361 gene encoding E3 ubiquitin-protein ligase RHF1A-like isoform X2 yields the protein MANDSFNSPPMIASPAVVDDSFEDACSICLEPFNSDDPPDVTDCKHEYHLQCILEWSQRSKECPICWRVLALKDPASQELLAAVEIERNMRSRINVRHTNEDVETNHCFQDAPQQNDSDFEERIMRHFAAATSRVRLVNRRRRQASSGIGPTQVVPSVPVGVRSNQTQNNESTVQPQGFEFTGDGSVASATSSSIGPASSSVPAHGNGPFKLSQPPAYGPQGSSSSEFLAFSESIKSKWSAASARYKESISKGTRGFKEKLLSRNTSVKELGKEVQREMSAGIAGVTRMIERLDLTSKRTGASEPLSACTMGTSNFPSRGVCEQGNVTFQSHDGCRKNSTIEVTPTTPSLISNTNTGQMEISLRQNGN